A region from the Cydia amplana chromosome 7, ilCydAmpl1.1, whole genome shotgun sequence genome encodes:
- the LOC134649474 gene encoding uncharacterized protein LOC134649474, which yields MCNANHPLYSCNSFLDLTVPDRVKLIEDKKLCHNCLRVGHTVNNCFFGPCRICQKKHNSLIHSLSSDSDGASASAGSVNNKPPASAVPATSTHHTVTLNSHTLSRPLTPVLLSTVIADVADSNNKLHRARVFLDNGSEHSYVTQSFIDKLNTPLVQSTYNISGLSKQVTQTTHSCQLNIQSIKGDYHARINCMVLPVLTEPLPSAAISAHSIRIPDNIQLSDPNYFKSSDIDILLGGDYFWGLLNKDRFPLAEGPYLQDTKFGWIVVGPINNKRIKTNKTTCHFTQTLDTQLRQFWELEEVPKIGDGLTDDERACEQLFASTTQRDKDGRFLVRLPLKESADALGDTYDVARSRFLSLERKLERLPDYKKMYCDFMREYIELGHMSLIHTYTKPYCFLVHHAVLKDSLTTRLRVVFNGSMPTSSGKSLNDLQLVGPTIQNDIFSILLRFREHRYVACADVAKMYRQVLIQPDQRNLQLILWRENPSQPLNVYQLNTVTFGTSSGAFLAIRCLNQLAKECADEEVSRTILEDCYVDDLITGNNDKYALIDICEKVTDVLQSGCFPLRKWVFNFDVSQFSSSKITSRELCLGDNCQSKTLGLGWTNNTDEFHYTAKIQQDNNEPITKRKILSVISQMYDPLGLLSPAIIIAKILLQKLWLCRLDWDSEVPEDVASAWRRYILTHTQHIHSLRIPRYVMNASAHCTQLHFFCDASQAAYGACAYVRTLSGDNNEVITVHLLCSKSKVAPLKSVSIAKLELLGALLAARLYSKVIKSLKVKFDSVYFWCDSTIVLGWVRMSPHTLKTFVQNRVSEINELTGSAQWLHRVKLRQPHLHHHNHIESGCFQGRGHVREHDAI from the exons ATGTGCAACGCTAATCATCCGCTTTATTCGTGTAATAGTTTCCTAGATTTAACTGTTCCCGACAGAGTTAAATTGATTGAGGATAAGAAACTATGTCACAATTGTCTTCGCGTTGGTCACACAGTTAACAATTGCTTTTTTGGCCCGTGTAGGATCTGCCAGAAGAAACATAATAGCTTGATTCATAGCCtgagtagtgacagtgacggtGCATCAGCTTCGGCTGGCAGTGTAAACAACAAGCCACCGGCGAGCGCCGTCCCCGCCACCTCGACTCATCACACTGTTACACTTAATTCGCACACACTCTCACGGCCGTTAACACCGGTTTTGTTATCTACTGTAATAGCAGATGTTGCCGATAGCAACAATAAATTACATAGGGCTAGAGTTTTTCTCGATAATGGCTCAGAACACAGTTATGTCACGCAATCTTTCatagataaattaaatacgcCTTTGGTACAGTCCACTTACAATATTTCAGGGTTAAGTAAACAAGTCACGCAAACCACACACTCGTGTCAGCTTAACATACAGTCTATTAAAGGTGACTACCATGCACGCATCAATTGCATGGTACTCCCAGTCTTAACGGAACCGCTGCCGTCAGCAGCAATAAGCGCGCATTCCATTCGCATTCCAGATAATATTCAACTCTCGGACCCTAACTATTTCAAATCGTCAGATATTGATATATTGTTAGGCGGTGATTATTTCTGGGGCTTGTTAAATAAGGATCGATTTCCTCTCGCAGAAGGGCCTTATTTACAAGATACTAAATTTGGTTGGATCGTCGTGGGTCCGATCAATAATAAACgcattaaaacaaataagacTACTTGTCATTTCACGCAAACTTTAGACACACAATTAAGACAGTTTTGGGAGCTCGAGGAGGTGCCTAAGATAGGAGACGGACTGACTGACGACGAACGCGCCTGTGAACAGCTGTTCGCTTCGACTACGCAACGCGATAAAGATGGTCGTTTTTTAGTACGTTTACCCCTAAAGGAATCAGCTGATGCGCTCGGCGATACCTACGATGTAGCTAGGAGTAGGTTCTTATCATTAGAACGCAAACTCGAGCGGCTCCCGGACTACAAAAAGATGTACTGCGATTTTATGCGTGAGTACATTGAGCTAGGGCACATGTCACttatacacacatacacaaagCCTTACTGCTTTCTTGTACACCACGCTGTATTAAAGGACAGTCTCACTACACGCTTAAGGGTCGTTTTCAATGGATCAATGCCCACTAGTTCAGGGAAATCCCTGAACGATTTGCAGTTAGTCGGGCCGACCATACAAAAcgatattttttcaatattgttaCGTTTTCGTGAGCACAGATACGTCGCGTGCGCAGACGTGGCAAAAATGTACAGGCAAGTCCTTATTCAACCCGACCAACGGAACCTTCAACTAATTTTGTGGCGAGAGAACCCTTCGCAGCCGCTAAATGTTTACCAACTTAATACGGTAACTTTCGGTACCTCTTCTGGGGCCTTCTTGGCCATCCGCTGTCTCAATCAGCTGGCAAAGGAATGTGCTGACGAAGAGGTCTCTCGCACCATATTAGAAGACTGTTACGTGGATGAcctaattacaggaaataatgATAAATACGCTTTAATTGATATCTGTGAAAAGGTCACCGACGTACTGCAGTCAGGTTGTTTCCCACTCCGAAAATGGGTATTTAACTTTGACGTTTCGCAATTTTCCTCGTCAAAAATCACATCACGCGAATTGTGTTTAGGCGATAACTGTCAAAGTAAAACACTCGGCTTAGGATGGACTAACAACACTGACGAATTTCATTACACGGCAAAAATACAACAGGATAATAACGAACCGATAACAAAGCGCAAAATATTATCCGTAATTTCACAAATGTATGACCCTCTCGGGCTACTTTCGCCGGCCATAATTATTGCCAAAATATTACTGCAAAAACTATGGCTTTGCCGCTTAGATTGGGACTCGGAAGTACCTGAGGATGTCGCATCAGCCTGGCGTAGATACATactcacacatacacaacacaTACATAGCCTCCGCATTCCTCGTTATGTAATGAATGCGTCTGCGCATTGCACACAGTTGCACTTTTTTTGTGATGCTAGTCAAGCGGCCTATGGGGCCTGTGCATATGTGCGTACGCTTTCGGGAGATAATAACGAGGTCATTACAGTGCATCTGTTGTGTTCGAAGAGTAAGGTCGCTCCTTTGAAATCCGTCAGTATCGCGAAACTTGAGTTGCTAGGCGCGCTGTTAGCTGCTAGGTTGTACTCAAAAGTAATCAAATCACTTAAAGTGAAGTTcgattctgtgtatttttggtGTGATAGCACAATCGTTCTTGGGTGGGTCCGAATGTCACCCCACACCCTTAAAACATTTGTTCAAAACAGAGTGTCGGAGATAAACGAGTTAACCGGGAGCGCGCAGTGGTTACAT AGAGTGAAGCTGCGCCAGCCCCATCTACATCACCACAACCACATTGAAAGCGGGTGCTTTCAAGGCCGGGGGCATGTTCGCGAGCATGACGCCATCTAG